The following are encoded together in the Monodelphis domestica isolate mMonDom1 chromosome 5, mMonDom1.pri, whole genome shotgun sequence genome:
- the FGL2 gene encoding fibroleukin yields MKLVYFYLLSSIVPAFHNVGAVEDKTEEIQEEEKFASACPVSLEAKKQCEEGEECPYQMNLPSLTIQLPKSFSMIEQVFKEVQNLKETVNNLKKSCQECKLQADDNQEIGRNEQQQPNKEAPEKESDNRIKELESEVNKLFSNLKDAKEEINSLHGRLEKLSLVNMNNIENYVDSKVANLTSVVNSLDGRCSSRCSNQTEQHYTSAGIQQHLIYKDCADYYKKGRKINGIYRVTPDHKNRSFEAYCDMETMDGGWTVIQRRLDGSTNFNRTWEDYKNGFGNLSREFWLGNDKIHLLTKSRDMVLRIDLEDFNGVKLYALYDQFYVANEFLKYRLHIGNYSGTAGNALHFSRHYNHDMKFFTTPDKDHDRYPSGNCGRYYSSGWWFDACLSANLNGKYYHQKYKGVFNGIYWGTWPGMANGHPNGFKQSFKRAKMMIKPKFLVS; encoded by the exons ATGAAGTTAGTCTACTTTTACTTGTTGAGCTCAATCGTACCAGCTTTTCATAATGTTGGGGCAGTGGAAGATAAAACAGAGGAaattcaagaagaagaaaaatttgcTTCTGCTTGTCCTGTGAGCCTGGAAGCAAAGAAACAGTGTGAGGAAGGAGAAGAGTGTCCTTACCAGATGAACCTGCCTTCCCTGACCATTCAGCTACCAAAGTCATTCAGCATGATTGAGCAGGTATTCAAAGAAGTTCAGAATCTCAAGGAAACTGTAAATAACCTGAAGAAATCTTGCCAAGAATGCAAACTGCAAGCTGATGATAATcaagaaataggaagaaatgaACAGCAGCAACCTAACAAAGAAGCCCctgaaaaggaaagtgacaacaGAATTAAGGAATTAGAGAGTGAAGTTAATAAGCTATTTTCCAATCTGAAGGatgcaaaagaggaaataaattcaCTTCATGGTCGTCTGGAGAAGCTAAGTCTTGTAAACATGAACAACATAGAAAACTATGTGGACAGCAAAGTGGCTAATTTGACATCTGTGGTGAACAGTTTGGATGGCCGATGTTCATCTAGGTGTTCCAACCAAACAGAACAGCATTACACTTCCG CTGGTATTCAACAACATCTAATATACAAAGACTGTGCTGACTATTataagaaaggcagaaagatcAATGGAATCTACAGAGTCACACCTGATCACAAAAATAGGAGCTTTGAAGCTTACTGTGACATGGAAACCATGGATGGAGGTTGGACAGTAATACAGAGACGTCTAGATGGAAGTACTAACTTCAACAGAACGTGGGAGGACTACAAAAATGGCTTTGGAAACCTTAGCAGGGAATTCTGGTTAGGTAATGATAAAATTCACCTTCTCACCAAGAGTAGAGACATGGTCCTTAGAATTGATCTTGAAGATTTTAATGGGGTCAAATTGTATGCTCTGTATGATCAGTTCTATGTAGCCAATGAATTTCTCAAATACCGTTTACATATTGGTAATTATAGTGGTACTGCCGGGAATGCTCTGCATTTCAGCAGACATTACAACCATGACATGAAATTTTTCACTACCCCAGACAAAGACCATGATAGGTATCCCTCTGGAAACTGTGGACGTTACTACAGTTCTGGTTGGTGGTTTGATGCGTGTTTGTCCGCAAACTTAAATGGCAAATATTATCACCAAAAATATAAAGGTGTCTTCAATGGAATTTATTGGGGTACCTGGCCTGGCATGGCTAATGGCCATCCAAATGGCTTTAAACAATCTTTCAAGAGGGCAAAAATGATGATTAAACCAAAATTCCTTGTATCATAA